From Kineosporia succinea, the proteins below share one genomic window:
- a CDS encoding ParA family protein, whose translation MSSSNEPSTPDTEAGYSMSVTRPWLGVEPTPTFRQPAPRPAEAREAGATTAPATGSQPLVESISLLDDSTPLALEVAEDTRRRIALAGRRFPRPKQTRVLTVSNQKGGVGKTTTTVNMAAALAQAGLRVLVLDIDPQGNASTALGIDHHAEVDSIYDVLVDSMPLKNVVQKCPDVDNLWCAPATIDLAGAEIELVSLVARESRLQKAVTKYLEEQEAGDGRLDYILIDCPPSLGLLTVNAFVAAQEVLIPIQCEYYALEGLSQLLRNVDLIKGHLNPRLHVSTILLTMYDGRTRLSSQVADEVRAHFTTEVLKTTVPRSVRISEAPSHGQTVMTYDPASSGALSYLEAARELAEQVLDESEREQSNAATDRS comes from the coding sequence ATGTCATCGAGCAACGAGCCCAGCACCCCGGACACCGAGGCCGGATACTCGATGTCCGTCACCCGTCCCTGGCTGGGGGTGGAGCCGACGCCGACGTTCCGGCAGCCGGCTCCGCGTCCCGCCGAGGCACGGGAGGCTGGAGCGACGACCGCACCGGCGACAGGAAGTCAGCCGCTGGTCGAATCGATCTCGCTGCTCGACGACTCGACTCCGCTCGCGCTCGAGGTCGCTGAAGACACGCGCCGCCGCATCGCGCTGGCCGGCCGCCGATTCCCGCGTCCCAAGCAGACGCGGGTGCTGACGGTGTCGAACCAGAAGGGCGGCGTCGGCAAGACCACGACCACGGTGAACATGGCCGCGGCCCTGGCCCAGGCCGGTCTGCGCGTTCTGGTGCTCGACATCGACCCGCAGGGCAACGCGTCCACGGCGCTGGGTATCGATCACCATGCCGAGGTGGACAGCATCTACGACGTGCTGGTCGACAGCATGCCGCTGAAGAACGTCGTGCAGAAGTGCCCCGACGTCGACAACCTGTGGTGCGCCCCGGCCACGATCGACCTGGCCGGCGCCGAGATCGAGCTGGTCTCGCTGGTGGCCCGCGAGTCGCGGCTGCAGAAGGCGGTGACCAAGTACCTCGAGGAGCAGGAGGCCGGAGACGGCCGTCTCGACTACATCCTGATCGACTGCCCGCCCAGCCTGGGCCTGCTCACGGTCAACGCGTTCGTCGCGGCGCAGGAGGTGCTGATCCCGATCCAGTGCGAGTACTACGCGCTGGAAGGGCTGTCGCAGCTGCTGCGCAACGTGGACCTGATCAAGGGGCATCTCAACCCCCGCCTGCACGTCAGCACGATCCTGCTGACCATGTACGACGGGCGTACCCGCCTGTCGTCGCAGGTCGCGGACGAGGTTCGGGCACACTTCACCACCGAGGTGCTGAAGACCACCGTGCCGCGGTCGGTCCGCATCTCCGAGGCGCCCAGCCACGGGCAGACGGTCATGACCTATGATCCGGCGTCCAGTGGGGCGCTGTCCTACCTGGAGGCCGCGCGTGAGCTGGCCGAGCAGGTACTCGACGAGAGCGAACGCGAACAGAGCAACGCCGCGACCGACCGGTCGTGA
- a CDS encoding ParB/RepB/Spo0J family partition protein, producing the protein MSDKRRGLGRGLGALIPPPPAARPAGDRPVDVLFNERPEGEASASDEGKVEETAADQPEKGQETPAPKASTPELVPVPGAYFTELPVTAIVPNPRQPRSVFDEEAMAELVHSVKEIGVLQPIVVRSVPGSGSGGDASYQLIMGERRWRATTEAGLATIPAIVRDTNDDDLLRDALLENLHRSELNPLEEAAAYQQLLDDFGCTHEVLATRIGRSRPQISNTIRLLRLPPQVQRRVAAGVLSAGHARALLGLENAEAMDELASRIVKEGLSVRATEEVVQLSEPSDASKPRARNKPKAGGRNVELDELANRLGDRLDTRVNIALGKAKGKLSVEFASVEDLNRILDVLAPDLRKAFQSGE; encoded by the coding sequence GTGAGCGACAAGCGTAGAGGCTTGGGGCGAGGCCTCGGAGCGCTGATCCCGCCGCCGCCGGCGGCGCGGCCCGCTGGTGACCGACCGGTCGATGTTCTCTTCAACGAGCGTCCGGAGGGCGAGGCCTCGGCCAGCGACGAGGGCAAGGTCGAAGAGACCGCCGCCGACCAGCCGGAGAAGGGCCAGGAGACGCCGGCTCCCAAGGCCAGCACTCCGGAGCTGGTTCCGGTGCCCGGTGCCTACTTCACCGAGCTCCCGGTCACCGCCATCGTGCCGAATCCCCGCCAGCCGCGGTCGGTGTTCGACGAGGAGGCGATGGCCGAGCTGGTGCACTCGGTCAAGGAGATCGGCGTCCTCCAGCCGATCGTGGTGCGCTCGGTGCCCGGCTCGGGCTCCGGCGGTGACGCGTCGTACCAGCTCATCATGGGCGAGCGGCGCTGGCGCGCGACCACCGAGGCCGGCCTCGCCACCATCCCGGCGATCGTCCGGGACACCAACGACGACGACCTGCTGCGCGACGCGCTTCTCGAGAACCTGCACCGCAGCGAGCTGAACCCGCTCGAAGAGGCCGCGGCCTACCAGCAGCTGCTCGACGACTTCGGCTGCACCCACGAGGTGCTGGCCACGCGCATCGGCCGCTCCCGCCCCCAGATCAGCAACACCATCCGCCTCCTGCGTCTACCGCCGCAGGTGCAGCGCCGGGTTGCCGCGGGTGTGCTGTCGGCCGGCCACGCCCGGGCTCTGCTCGGTCTGGAGAACGCCGAGGCGATGGACGAGCTGGCGTCGCGCATCGTCAAGGAGGGCCTGTCGGTGCGCGCCACCGAAGAGGTCGTCCAGCTCTCCGAGCCCAGCGACGCGTCCAAGCCCCGGGCTCGCAACAAGCCCAAGGCCGGTGGCCGCAACGTGGAGCTCGACGAGCTGGCCAACCGCCTCGGCGACCGGCTCGACACCCGCGTCAACATCGCGCTGGGCAAGGCCAAGGGCAAGCTGAGCGTCGAGTTCGCGAGCGTCGAAGACCTCAACCGCATTCTCGACGTCCTGGCCCCTGACCTGCGTAAGGCGTTCCAGAGCGGCGAGTAG
- a CDS encoding D-alanine--D-alanine ligase family protein, producing the protein MLSPRVLILAGGLSHEREVSLRSGRRVAEVLREAGCEVTITDVDDRLLETLRSGQVDVVWPLLHGVSGEDGAVRDVLELVGVPYVGSDPAACRLSWDKSVAKSVATEAGLSAPRFVALPHGIFRELGANRVLASIVERLGLPLVVKPARGGSALGASAVRQEESLPRAMVDCFAYGDVALVEQRISGTEVAVTVLDTGDGPIALPPVEIVPDSGFYDFDARYIAGATEFFCPARLTPEVSEAVKAAALAAHRAFGLRHVSRTDLIVDPSGQPWFLEVNVAPGMTETSLLPMSIEAAGLAPAEVYRRLVEKAL; encoded by the coding sequence ATGTTGTCGCCGCGGGTTCTGATCCTGGCGGGTGGCCTCTCGCACGAACGTGAGGTCTCGCTGCGGTCGGGCCGACGGGTCGCGGAAGTGCTGCGCGAGGCGGGGTGCGAGGTCACGATCACGGACGTCGACGACCGTCTCCTCGAGACGTTGCGGTCGGGGCAGGTGGACGTGGTGTGGCCGTTGCTGCACGGCGTCAGTGGGGAAGACGGTGCGGTTCGGGACGTCCTCGAGCTGGTCGGGGTGCCCTACGTGGGTTCCGACCCGGCGGCGTGCCGGTTGTCGTGGGACAAGTCCGTGGCCAAGAGCGTCGCCACCGAGGCGGGCCTGTCCGCACCCCGCTTCGTCGCGCTGCCCCACGGCATCTTCCGGGAGCTGGGCGCGAACCGCGTGCTGGCGTCCATCGTGGAACGGCTCGGCCTGCCACTGGTGGTGAAGCCGGCCCGGGGCGGATCAGCCCTGGGTGCCTCGGCCGTGCGTCAGGAGGAGTCACTCCCCCGCGCCATGGTCGACTGTTTCGCCTACGGTGACGTCGCCCTGGTCGAGCAGCGCATCAGCGGCACCGAGGTGGCCGTCACCGTCCTCGACACCGGCGACGGGCCGATCGCGCTGCCGCCGGTGGAGATCGTCCCCGACTCCGGGTTCTACGACTTCGACGCCCGCTACATCGCCGGGGCGACCGAGTTCTTCTGCCCGGCGCGGCTGACGCCCGAGGTCTCCGAGGCGGTGAAGGCGGCGGCGCTCGCGGCCCACCGGGCCTTCGGCCTGCGGCACGTGTCCCGTACCGACCTGATCGTCGACCCGTCCGGCCAGCCCTGGTTCCTCGAGGTCAACGTGGCCCCGGGCATGACCGAGACGTCATTGCTCCCGATGTCGATCGAGGCCGCCGGCTTGGCCCCGGCCGAGGTGTACCGGCGACTGGTCGAAAAGGCCCTGTAA
- a CDS encoding aminotransferase-like domain-containing protein, producing MQTGDGVRGDKGSRLDHWLGSYAARTQGMTASEIRALFAVASRPEVVSLAGGMPNLSALPMDVVSRSLAGLVDTKGSVALQYGSGQGDPELRRRILDVMAPNQVTAHPDDIVVTTGSQQALDLVTRIFVDPGDVVLAEAPSYVGALGVFRSYQADVVHVAMDAEGLIPEALSDTLIELKRAGRRVKLLYTVPNYHNPAGVTLAAHRRPQILEIARRFGVLVLEDDPYGLLGFDGDPLPALRSFDEEGVIYLGSFSKTFAPGFRVGWAVAPHAVREKLVLASESAILCPSSFSQMAVSTYLAEHDWKHQIGLFRELYRERRDAMLQALHDMLPTSSWNNPQGGFYVWVHLPDGLDSKAMLPRAVTARVAYAPGTGFYTDGQGRDYMRLSYCYPTPERIREGIRRLAGVIDEELEVQTTFGPGPRSRRDGPVVESPGPEVN from the coding sequence ATGCAGACCGGTGATGGCGTACGAGGCGACAAGGGTTCCCGGCTGGATCACTGGCTGGGGTCCTACGCAGCACGCACCCAGGGCATGACGGCATCCGAGATCCGAGCTCTCTTCGCCGTGGCCTCCCGCCCCGAGGTGGTGTCGCTCGCCGGCGGCATGCCGAACCTGTCCGCACTGCCGATGGACGTCGTCAGCCGCTCACTGGCCGGCCTCGTCGACACCAAGGGGTCCGTCGCCCTCCAGTACGGCTCCGGCCAGGGCGACCCCGAACTGCGCCGCCGCATCCTCGACGTGATGGCCCCCAACCAGGTCACCGCGCACCCCGACGACATCGTCGTCACCACCGGCTCGCAGCAGGCCCTCGACCTGGTCACCCGCATCTTCGTCGACCCGGGTGACGTGGTGCTCGCCGAGGCCCCCAGCTACGTGGGCGCCCTGGGAGTCTTCCGCTCGTACCAGGCCGACGTCGTGCACGTCGCAATGGACGCGGAAGGCCTGATCCCCGAGGCCCTTTCGGACACGCTGATCGAACTGAAGCGCGCCGGGCGCCGGGTCAAGCTGCTCTACACGGTTCCCAACTACCACAACCCGGCGGGTGTCACCCTGGCCGCCCACCGGCGTCCTCAGATCCTCGAAATCGCCCGCCGCTTCGGCGTTCTCGTGCTCGAAGACGACCCCTACGGGCTGCTCGGCTTCGACGGCGACCCGCTGCCGGCGCTGCGGTCGTTCGACGAGGAGGGCGTGATCTACCTCGGCTCGTTCTCCAAGACCTTCGCCCCCGGCTTCCGCGTCGGCTGGGCCGTGGCCCCGCACGCGGTGCGCGAAAAGCTGGTCCTGGCCAGCGAATCCGCCATCCTGTGCCCGAGCTCGTTCAGTCAGATGGCCGTGTCCACGTACCTCGCCGAGCACGACTGGAAGCACCAGATCGGCTTGTTCCGCGAGCTGTACCGCGAGCGCCGCGACGCGATGCTGCAGGCGCTGCACGACATGCTCCCGACCTCGAGCTGGAACAACCCGCAGGGCGGTTTCTACGTCTGGGTGCACCTGCCCGACGGTCTCGACTCCAAAGCCATGCTGCCGCGCGCGGTCACGGCCCGGGTGGCGTACGCGCCGGGTACCGGGTTCTACACCGACGGTCAGGGTCGCGACTACATGCGGTTGTCGTACTGCTACCCCACGCCCGAGCGTATCCGCGAGGGTATACGGCGGCTGGCCGGGGTCATCGACGAAGAGCTCGAGGTGCAGACCACCTTCGGGCCGGGGCCGCGGTCGCGCCGCGACGGACCCGTGGTCGAGTCTCCGGGCCCGGAAGTGAACTGA
- a CDS encoding GNAT family N-acetyltransferase — protein MSRRLAPLTLDNLSDLPSTCRRCVTWELDPLAAKQASAAGDTGFEKEAWISGTLLEWGSCGRVAYVDDQPAGFVTYAPPALVPRALEFPTSPVSGDAVLLMTARVLPQFAGAGLARMLLQATAKDLSRRGVRALEAFGLTAGGGMTADPTGEDKEKASCLVPADLLTAVGFKTVRQHHRFPRLRLELKTAISWREDVELALEQILGTVRLPALSGTSIAN, from the coding sequence ATGAGCCGGAGGCTCGCACCGCTCACGCTGGACAATCTCTCGGATCTTCCGAGTACGTGCCGGCGTTGTGTCACCTGGGAACTCGACCCTCTGGCCGCCAAGCAGGCCAGCGCTGCGGGGGACACGGGGTTCGAGAAGGAGGCCTGGATCTCCGGGACCCTGCTGGAGTGGGGTTCCTGCGGCCGGGTCGCCTACGTCGACGATCAGCCCGCGGGCTTCGTGACGTACGCACCGCCCGCTCTCGTGCCCCGCGCCCTGGAGTTCCCGACGTCGCCGGTCAGCGGAGACGCCGTGCTCCTGATGACGGCCCGGGTGCTGCCCCAGTTCGCCGGAGCCGGTCTGGCCCGCATGCTGCTGCAGGCCACCGCCAAAGACCTCAGCCGGCGCGGTGTGCGGGCACTGGAGGCGTTCGGCCTGACCGCGGGGGGCGGGATGACCGCCGATCCCACGGGCGAGGACAAGGAGAAGGCGTCCTGCCTGGTGCCGGCCGATCTGCTCACCGCCGTGGGTTTCAAGACCGTCCGTCAGCACCATCGCTTCCCTCGCCTGCGGCTCGAGCTCAAGACCGCCATCTCCTGGCGCGAAGACGTCGAGCTGGCCCTTGAGCAGATTCTCGGCACCGTCCGTCTCCCTGCTCTCAGCGGCACCAGCATCGCGAACTAG
- a CDS encoding N-acetylmuramoyl-L-alanine amidase, protein MPTSLLAAAGRPLRAGDTDELVPVLRALLIRAGALPPESPPADESGFDTGLDAAVRGFQQDRGLVADGVVGPQTALALDGARWRLGDRTLLLTAGHWMRGDDVSALQERMVVLGLHAGPVDGIFGPATETSLRELQRGLGLPADGICGRPTFTALGALGRSVSGGDAWALRSRGSVAMAGVSLSGKTVVLDPGSDRTPGSGGVTEAAVAYDIALRLADRLSAVGARVKLTRRPDEDISTEDRVALAESEKADLVISLVTERHANPVASGVATFYWGGGRVGQHSEVGQRLAVLLQREIVARTGLQDDRSHPCSYDPVRLTHMPAVILALGYLSNPGDAGRLGDADFRALVAESMLFAVQRLYLAENDAETGTLKLSDVQAFARQR, encoded by the coding sequence ATGCCCACCAGCCTGCTTGCTGCGGCCGGGCGCCCGCTCCGCGCCGGTGACACCGACGAGCTCGTGCCCGTGCTGCGGGCGCTGCTCATCCGGGCCGGCGCCCTGCCCCCGGAGTCCCCGCCCGCCGACGAGTCCGGTTTCGACACCGGTCTCGACGCGGCCGTGCGTGGCTTCCAGCAGGATCGTGGGCTGGTCGCCGACGGGGTCGTGGGCCCGCAGACGGCCCTGGCTCTCGACGGCGCCCGCTGGCGTCTGGGCGACCGCACGCTGCTGCTGACCGCCGGGCACTGGATGCGCGGAGACGACGTCTCCGCGCTGCAGGAGCGCATGGTGGTGCTCGGGCTGCACGCGGGTCCGGTCGACGGCATCTTCGGCCCGGCCACCGAGACCTCGCTGCGCGAGCTGCAGCGCGGTCTCGGCCTGCCGGCCGACGGCATCTGCGGCCGTCCCACCTTCACGGCTCTGGGTGCCCTGGGGCGCTCGGTGTCGGGTGGAGACGCGTGGGCGCTGCGGTCGCGTGGTTCGGTCGCCATGGCCGGGGTGAGCCTGAGCGGCAAGACCGTGGTGCTCGACCCGGGTTCCGACCGCACCCCGGGGTCCGGCGGGGTCACCGAAGCGGCCGTCGCCTATGACATCGCCCTGCGGCTGGCCGATCGTCTGTCGGCCGTCGGTGCGCGGGTGAAGCTGACCCGCCGGCCCGACGAAGACATCAGCACCGAAGACCGCGTGGCCCTGGCCGAGTCCGAGAAGGCCGATCTGGTGATCTCCCTGGTCACCGAGCGGCACGCGAACCCGGTGGCATCCGGTGTGGCCACGTTCTACTGGGGTGGCGGCCGGGTCGGTCAGCACTCCGAGGTGGGCCAGCGTCTGGCGGTGCTCCTGCAGCGCGAGATCGTCGCGCGCACCGGCCTGCAAGACGACCGCAGCCATCCGTGCTCCTACGACCCGGTCCGGCTCACGCACATGCCCGCGGTCATCCTGGCCCTCGGCTACCTGAGCAACCCGGGTGACGCCGGTCGCCTCGGCGACGCGGACTTCCGTGCCCTGGTGGCGGAGTCGATGCTCTTCGCGGTGCAGCGGCTCTACCTGGCCGAGAACGACGCCGAGACGGGCACCCTGAAGCTCAGCGACGTGCAGGCGTTCGCCCGCCAGCGCTGA
- the trxA gene encoding thioredoxin: MADTAGAPKAVTDATFQAEVLESDKPVLVDFWAPWCGPCLQVAPVLAEIAAAHPEITVVKINTDENPQVSAKVGITSIPTLNVYQGGELVKSLIGAKPKPILLRELAEFLN; this comes from the coding sequence ATGGCTGACACCGCTGGCGCCCCCAAGGCCGTCACCGACGCGACCTTCCAGGCCGAGGTGCTGGAGTCCGACAAGCCCGTGCTGGTCGACTTCTGGGCTCCCTGGTGCGGCCCGTGCCTGCAGGTGGCGCCGGTGCTCGCCGAGATCGCGGCCGCGCACCCCGAGATCACCGTGGTGAAGATCAACACCGACGAGAACCCGCAGGTCTCGGCCAAGGTCGGCATCACCTCGATCCCCACGCTGAACGTCTACCAGGGTGGTGAGCTGGTGAAGTCCCTGATCGGGGCCAAGCCGAAGCCGATCCTGCTGCGTGAGCTGGCCGAGTTCCTGAACTGA
- the trxB gene encoding thioredoxin-disulfide reductase, translating to MSDVRNVIIIGSGPAGYTAALYAARASLNPLVFEGSVTSGGALMNTTEVENFPGFPEGIQGPELMDKLRGQAEKFGAELIPDDVTELHATGDIKTVKLHDGTTYQAKAIILATGSAYRELGLPKEKTLSGHGVSWCATCDGFFFREQDIAVVGGGDSALEEATFLTRFARTVTVVHRRDSLRASKIMQERALANPKIRWAWNSEVVDIHGDAKVSGVRLRDTVNGKERDLEITGLFVAIGHDPRTDLVKGQLELDDAGYISVDGRSSRTSVPGVFACGDVVDHEYQQAITAAASGTTAAIDAERFLAAVEDVTAGLDEGAVASAAAGRAETVAHWSAVTH from the coding sequence GTGAGCGACGTCAGGAACGTCATCATCATCGGTTCGGGACCGGCGGGTTACACCGCGGCTCTCTACGCGGCTCGCGCCAGCCTGAACCCCTTGGTCTTCGAGGGTTCGGTGACTTCCGGTGGCGCGCTGATGAACACCACCGAGGTGGAGAACTTCCCCGGTTTCCCCGAGGGCATCCAGGGGCCGGAGCTGATGGACAAGCTCCGTGGCCAGGCCGAGAAGTTCGGCGCCGAGTTGATTCCCGACGACGTCACGGAACTCCACGCCACGGGCGACATCAAGACGGTCAAGCTGCACGACGGCACCACCTACCAGGCCAAGGCGATCATCCTGGCCACCGGCTCGGCCTATCGCGAGCTCGGCCTGCCGAAGGAGAAGACGCTCTCGGGCCACGGCGTGAGCTGGTGCGCCACCTGTGACGGGTTCTTCTTCCGCGAGCAGGACATCGCCGTCGTCGGTGGTGGCGACTCCGCGCTCGAAGAGGCCACGTTCCTCACCCGCTTCGCGCGCACCGTCACGGTGGTGCACCGCCGCGACTCGCTCCGCGCGTCCAAGATCATGCAGGAGCGCGCGCTCGCCAACCCGAAGATCCGCTGGGCCTGGAACAGCGAGGTCGTGGACATCCACGGCGACGCGAAGGTCTCCGGCGTGCGGTTGCGCGACACCGTCAACGGTAAGGAGCGCGACCTGGAGATCACCGGCCTGTTCGTGGCGATCGGGCACGACCCGCGCACCGACCTGGTCAAGGGCCAGCTGGAGCTCGACGACGCCGGCTACATCTCGGTCGACGGCCGCTCGTCCCGCACCAGCGTCCCCGGCGTGTTCGCCTGTGGTGACGTGGTCGACCACGAGTACCAGCAGGCCATCACCGCCGCCGCCTCCGGCACCACCGCCGCGATCGACGCCGAGCGTTTCCTCGCCGCCGTCGAGGACGTGACCGCCGGCCTCGACGAGGGTGCGGTCGCGAGCGCCGCTGCGGGCCGCGCCGAGACCGTCGCGCACTGGAGCGCGGTCACCCACTGA
- the sigM gene encoding RNA polymerase sigma factor SigM, translated as MSDDGEVDDRRLIAAHLTGDPDAFSMIVRRHADRLWAVALRTTGDPEEAADAVQDAMVSALRYADNYRGDAAVSTWLHRIVVNASLDRLRRRAARPSVPLGERDVVASFDEHGATVARLDVRAALGKLPEAQRVALVLVDLEDIPVADVAQMLGVAEGTVKSRCSRARVALAQLLRGGSAPAAPAQSHDRRPAPAGTASPGFIGDARPSPYRNDPYDDEQGRRPGSSGNPRGTGRVRSDEPPRGRSRAGEGW; from the coding sequence GTGAGTGACGACGGCGAGGTGGACGACCGTCGTCTGATCGCCGCCCACCTCACCGGCGACCCGGACGCCTTTTCGATGATCGTCCGTCGGCACGCCGATCGGCTCTGGGCCGTCGCGCTGCGCACCACGGGCGACCCCGAAGAGGCAGCCGACGCCGTGCAGGACGCGATGGTCTCGGCGCTGCGGTACGCCGACAACTACCGGGGTGACGCCGCGGTCAGCACCTGGTTGCACCGGATCGTGGTGAACGCCTCCCTCGACCGGCTGCGCCGGCGGGCGGCCCGCCCGAGTGTGCCGCTGGGCGAACGCGACGTGGTCGCGAGCTTCGACGAGCACGGCGCCACCGTGGCCCGTCTCGACGTCCGCGCCGCCCTCGGCAAGTTGCCCGAGGCCCAGCGCGTGGCCCTGGTACTGGTCGACCTGGAAGACATCCCGGTCGCCGACGTGGCGCAGATGCTCGGTGTGGCGGAGGGCACGGTGAAGTCCCGCTGCTCACGCGCCCGGGTCGCCCTGGCCCAGCTGCTGCGCGGTGGCAGCGCCCCGGCCGCCCCAGCTCAGAGCCATGATCGGCGCCCGGCCCCGGCGGGGACGGCGAGCCCCGGATTCATCGGTGACGCCCGCCCCAGCCCCTACCGCAACGACCCCTACGACGACGAACAGGGCCGACGGCCGGGAAGTTCCGGGAACCCCAGGGGCACCGGCCGCGTCAGATCCGACGAACCGCCACGAGGACGCAGCCGAGCAGGAGAGGGGTGGTGA